aagcttctgcacagtgaaggaaaccatcaacaaaacaaaaaggcaacctactaaataggagaagatacttgcaaatgatatatctgataaggaattactgtccaagatatataaagaacttattcaactcaataccaaaaacaaaacaaaacaaaaaacaaaaacccaaataatccaattaaaaaaatgggcagaggacttaaatagacattttcccaaagaagacagatggccaacagacacataaagagatgctcaacatcaccaatcaccagggaagtgcaaatcaaaaccacaatctgATATCACCTCATGCATGTCAACATGgctagaatgaaaaagaagagaaataacaagttttagtgaagatgtggagaaaaaggaaccctcatgcactgttggaaaacactatggaggtaccttaaaaaattaaaaatagaattaccatatcatccagtaattccactactgggtatttaaccaaagaaaatgaaactccaATCTGAAAAATATGTGCACtgctatgtttattgtagcattatttacaagagccaagttATGGAATCAACCCAAGtacccatcaatagatgaatgtataaataagatgtgatatatatatatatatatatatatatatatatatatatataatggtatattacacagccattaagaaggataagatcttgccatttgtgacaacatggatggacctagagtgtattatgctaagtgaaacagacttattttgcttagcataatacactctacatccatccatgtcattgcagatggcaagattacattcttttttatggccgagtaatattccatacacacacacacacacacacacacacactcacacacactcacacatacatacatcttctttatccattcatcagctgatggacacttggactttttccataatttgggtattgtagATAAttctgctgtaaacattgggtgcatgtatccctttgaattagtatttttgtattctttgggtaaataagtcagagaaagacaaataccatattatttcacttgtatgtggaatttaatgaTCAAAACAtgtgagcaaagggaaaataaaaaagagagagaggcaaaccaagaaacagactcttaactatagagaaaaactgatgattaccaaaagggaggtggatagagggatgggttaaataagtgatggggattaaggagggcacttgtgatgagcactgggtgttttatagaagcgctgaatcactatattgtacacacgaaactaacattacactgtatgttaaaaaactggaatttaaataaataagtaaaaaaaagagagaaagacaaataccatatgatttcacttatatatgcaaactaaaataaagcaaatgaatactaaacaaagaaacaaaaacagaatcagacctataaatacagagaacaaacctttggttcccagaggggagggcagtggcaagatggggaaaatggatgaagggaacgggagatacaggcttccagttatggaagaGTAAGTCAAGGGAGTAaaagatacagcatagggaacatagtcaatggtattgtaatagtgttgtgtggtggCAGACAGTAGCTATACTTCTGTTGAACATAGTATAACATATAGAGATGTTAAattactgtgttgtacacctgaagctaatttAACATTGTGTgacaactatactcaaaaaatattttttaaagaaaataaccagCTTTTTTTGGCCTTCATCTAATTATGGAAAAAATTTGGCagcttaatttctttcaaaatatatttccctcttaatgataatttttaactCTTGGTATCTGCACAGAATCTTGAGTTTACAGCCCTAAGACATTTATAAAACTGCATGTGATAAATCATCCTGCTGCTTAAAGCCTTAGAatggtttcttattttaattacaaaaaaaaatcagactctttATATTCACTTCATAGACTCATGTGTTAGACTACCTGGTATCTTCAATCTTTTTCATATTCACTTATTATACCTCAGTCAATTTGAACTTTGTTGTATTCTTCAAATATACCAAGTTAATCACCATCTTCAGGTTTTTGCACTACCTGTTTCCTCTGTCTAGAATGCTCTGCCTCCAGATGTTTGCATGGTTGACTGTTTAGTTCATCTAGTTATCAGCCAAAATGTCACATCCACAAGAACAGCCTAGTTTAAGATGGAAAGTCGACTTATTACCCTCACCCCACACTCTCTCTTATCTATTTCTCTATACTTTTGTTATCCTTTAGTTTCTGTATCTCTTCTTGAAACCATTCAGTTCATTTTCTATCTTTAATGGCTGTCTATTCCCACCAGATTGCACCTTTAGGAGAGCAGTGACTTTACCTGTCTCAATacctctctctcccagtgcctaAAATAGTCCTGatgaaatgttcaataaatgcagtatttggaaatggataaattaatttcagataaaattctctggtcttgattttttaattctttttttccctttaactaGGCTACATGCTGATTAAACAGCCTCCTCATAGAAGCTTTTACTTCCTGGTTGCGAAGGGTATAAATCACAGGATTCAACAAAGGAAAGATCACTGTGTGAAAAAGAGAAACTACCTTGTCAGCCGGGAAGGCTCTGAAGGGGCGAGTATAGATGAAGATGCCAGGCCCAAACATGAGAAATATAACAATGATATGGGTGGTGCATGTGGAAACAGCCTTACTCTTCCCCTCAGAGGAAGACCCATATACACGGCAGAGGATGACCACATAGGAGGCCAGAAGGCCCAGGAAGCACAGAAGGGTCATCAGACCACTGTTGAAGACCATCAGAAGCTCCACCACAAAAGTGTCTGTGCAGGCCAGCTTGATGACCTGTGGCACATCACAGAAGAAGTTATCCAGTAGGTTTGGGCCACAGAAGGGCAAGCAGAGGATGAGGGCTACCTGGATAATGGAGTGGATAAAGCCTCCAAGCCACAGCGCCAACAGCAAGGCATGGCAGGCTCTAGGGTTCATGACAGTTGAATAGTGTAAAGGCCGACAGATGGCAATGTAGCGGTCAAAGGCCATCACAACAAGGAGTaatccttcccctcctccaagGAAGTGCAAGAAAAAGAGCTGAGTGATGCAACCCCTGTAGGAGATTACCTTTTTCTCAGAAAGAAAGTCCACCAGCATCCTAGGAGCTACAATGAAGGAATAGGATGCATCCAGGAAGGCCAAGTTGCCCAGAAAGAAGTAGAGGGGGGCTGTGAGGCCAGGGTCTGAtctgatggtgaggatgatgaggAAATTTCCAGGGAGGATGATGagatagaaaattaaaactaGCGCAAAGACCAGGAGCTGAATATCTCGAGATTGGGTCAGACCAAGAAGGATGAATTCTTTCACCACTGTGCTGTTGTCATTTTCCATCTTCTCTGCCTGCAGTACATCAAGAAGCAGAGtgattgttgttattgtttcttcCATCTAGAACCTCATTCTTCTCCAACTAAAAATATTTGACATATccgggggctcagtcggttaagcatccaactcttgatatgggctcaggtcatgatctcagggttgtataGTTGAGCCCCagacatggaacctgcttaagattctccctctgcccctccttcccccttgaTCCCCCTCCctctactaaaaaaaattttttttgacatgTTTGTCACATCAGCTAAAATCATGTCTCAACCCTCACCAACATCCTGGGTAAACTCCAAACATTTTGTTAACTCCAGACTTAAAGCaagcaaaccaacaaacaaaaatactgttttcataCCACAATTCTTATTCCCATCCAACCATGCGCTTCTATAGAACTGCTCTCCACTCTAAGAATCTGGCATCCTACACGTTGGGATTCCTACCTTCCTGGGTCATATGAGAAGGTTCCTAATTGAGATACAACATAACTCCAATTATTAAGATCTTTGCATTTTTATGGTTGTACTGTGCTTGAGACTTAGCTATTTTCTTGAAATTACACCTCTTTTCATTCACCaagtccaatttttttcttaagtatttccTTTTATCAGTTCCTGTGGAATTCTCAGTTCCTGCCCCAACTCCCTGCCTTGCCCTctgtattcttttattaattctcttaCTACATTACCCTCCTCTGGTCTGGTGTCTTTCTATTACCCTGACTCCAAACTGATCATCAGGATCCCAATGATAACTCCAGTTTTCATGTAACTTAGGGGCAATTTCCTGGCTATGTCCCTGGTTAAATACCACTTATATAGCCACTCCATACGTTGTTCATCTAGCTTAATTAACACTTCTTACATACTCCCAGTCTCCGTCTCTCTCTGATCCCCGTATAACACCCAAGGGTGGAGAGCCTTTAGCCGTTCAACAAACAATATGCTACAATACAAAATTTgcaaatataacatttttaaaaattagttatgtCAATGCATAAAATCATAGCATAGAACAGGTAGAAGTAACAAAAAAGATCCTATAGTCTAATATATTcctttcacagataagaaaactaaggcaaCTGTGGTTACCTAAGTCTAGAatgagttttctcttttgttctgatTGACAAGTAGTGAAAGAATGCAAGtgtgttctttttcatttaaataaagaaattactAACACAGCTCTCAACAGTGGATGTCCTTTTTTTGtgtacttaaataaaaataatattgctaGTCTAAAAATCACACCTTTGTGGAGCCTAGAATTAGAAGATGAACCTTGTCTAAATTATTGGAGGGAAAATCCAGACTTAAGGCTCAGGCCATTTAGTGGGGTGTGCTCATTTCAGAAGGGACACATGATGATTCATTGAAGAGTGAACATAAactagtgtatatatatatatatatatatatatatatatatagtatataattatgcatatatgtacatattgcattttaattttaactacaTAACTGCATATACTTAAGGTACATGTTCAAAAAATTTTGTCACAGATATGAAATGTTCTTAAAGTTTGAAAATTGCTAATCtacagaaaaatataatgtgATATATACCAGTGCTCCCCTATCCTATTTAACTAAATAGCACAGTTGCTTTAAGTAAGTTCTGTGGAATATGGAGTGCCAAAAAAGGGGGACATCTTTGCCAGAAAATGCTAATGGGTCAGTAATTAGAAAGAAAGACTAGAAGAGACaaggatgaaggaaagaaagaagaggagagaaatagaaaagcagtAAGTCTATATAGTGTACTGTTAGGATACATATtttaggaaacattaaaaatatctgttttaaGTATGTCTGAAGCTAGTTGAGTGGATAATATATAGGTTTCCATTGTATTACTTACAGCCAAAGGTAGAATTTTTGAAAGTCTTATTCAACATATCAATcagtatatatacacagtatacatatacacaaacaccacacacagggaaagTGGGACCTACACAGAATTTTaactatgctacccaaagcaatctacacattcaatgcaatccctataaaataccatcaacatttttcatagggctagaacaaacaatcctaaaatttgcatgaaacCAGAAAATACCCCGAATAGACAAAGTGTTgttgaaaaagaaccaaaactGGAGACATCAGAATTCTAgacttcaaactgtattacaaagcagtagtcatcaagacagtgtggtactgacacaaaaacagacatatacatCAGtgcaacaaaatagaaaacccagaattggaccctcaactttatggtcaactaatcttcatcaaagcaggaaagaatattcaatggaaaaagacagtcttttcagcaaatggagTTGGGAAAATCAGACATTCTccatgcagaatgaaactggaccactttcttacactatacatacacaaaaataaactcaaaatggatgaaagacctaaatgtgagacaggaatccatcataatcctagaggagaacacagatagcaacctctttgacagaCTTAGCAACTTCtagctagacacatctccaaaggcaaaagaaacaaaatcaaaaatgaattattgggacttcatcgaggtaaaaaaacttttgcacagcaaaggaaacagtcaacaaaactactgaatgggagaagatatttgcaaatgtcttatcaaataaagggctagtatccaaaatctattaaaaaaactcatcaaactcaacacccaagaaacaaaaaaatccagtcaagaaatgagcagaaggcATAAACAGAtgcttctccaaagacatacaagtgaccaacagacacatgaaaaaaaattttttttgcaggCTTTCCAAATTAGCTTCTCTGttcactttttaacttttcaacATTTGGGCAGCCATTTGTCTCAACATTCATTCCATCATCTGCCCATAAAAATATACTCAGGAATGTAAGTCAGAGCCCCCTTTTACTTACTTAGGAATTTTGAATCCCACAAGCTCACTCAATAGTGTATTATTTCATGATATGTTAGTGTTCAATGATATCTCTAAGACATCAGAGGATTTCTGAAGGTCTTTGTGATAGGCTCCTCCACTCTGCCTCTTTCCTGTCTTTCATTCCTGTTTTTTAACTATTACCTAAACAGATGGTATTACATACTACCTGACATCTGATTCATTTTCATCACCTATCCCCTTTTCATCTGTGTACCTTCTGTACCTGTAATTCTGAAACGGTGGCTGAAATAGATCCAGAGACTATGTATGAAACGAgcatttttctaagtaaaataaatttctgggaaaaattctacaaattatggcccttttcagaataaaaatatcttattttaacCAGTTAGTGGGAAAAGTGTTGTCAAAAGAAgctgaaacaaaaatcaaaatcctCACCACTGTGTCTCCAATCTTCCTTGCCATTTCAGCTAATTCATAAATTATCACTGTGGCAATGATGATATATTAGAGAAGTagggaaggtgagggagaagggcTACTCTCATTTTTAGGGTGGGGACACAAACATCTGCTGGCAAACTGTGCATGCCTAGAGTACAAACCCTGGTCAGACCAGCCTATGGAGCTAGGTGTTTAGAGACCGAAGGGGCTTCCCCATCTCTTTGAAACATTCACTCATGCTTCCTTCCTTATGttctgtcctctttctctcccctttcaaCTTATCACCACATCTTCATTTTCCTAACTTATTTTTGTAACTTCGATtatggtttcttttcctcttttaatttatTGAACTCATTTCCCCCAATTTTCTCTCCCTGTTTACTCTACCTACTTTAAATCTCActcttctttataattttctcttctttctccctatCATTCACTCATGTTCTTTTCTGTCTGAAATATTTTGTCTCTCTGCTTGTCCTCTTGT
This genomic window from Ursus arctos isolate Adak ecotype North America unplaced genomic scaffold, UrsArc2.0 scaffold_6, whole genome shotgun sequence contains:
- the LOC113249514 gene encoding olfactory receptor 4N2, whose product is MENDNSTVVKEFILLGLTQSRDIQLLVFALVLIFYLIILPGNFLIILTIRSDPGLTAPLYFFLGNLAFLDASYSFIVAPRMLVDFLSEKKVISYRGCITQLFFLHFLGGGEGLLLVVMAFDRYIAICRPLHYSTVMNPRACHALLLALWLGGFIHSIIQVALILCLPFCGPNLLDNFFCDVPQVIKLACTDTFVVELLMVFNSGLMTLLCFLGLLASYVVILCRVYGSSSEGKSKAVSTCTTHIIVIFLMFGPGIFIYTRPFRAFPADKVVSLFHTVIFPLLNPVIYTLRNQEVKASMRRLFNQHVA